ACTGTTTCATTACtcactattcttttttttttccttctttcaatcAGCAACAGCCTTTGAGACCCATTCTGGTGGAGACCAGTTGTCCGAATATCCGGATGGATCCTAAGCTTTGTCCAGCTGATCCAAATTGGATTGCCTTTATCCATAGCAATGACATCTGGATATCTAATATAGAaaccagagaagaaaggaggcTAACATTTGTGCACAATGGTAATTCATCCTGAATTAAAAGCTCTGCACCTCCTCTGCACTTGTTCTCGCTATACTGAATTAAGTAATGGCACCaggttttcttctgaaatctgaGGGGATGGCAACTGTTTATTTCATCTGGGATTTGATTGTCACGTTCTGTATGTATCCTCCAGTGCTAATGCTGCAGGATAATTCTCTTCCCAGTACCACTGGGAAAACCAGAATCAGGCAAAATGAGGTATTTGTTGAATAGATACAGAAAGACCACTCCTgaatcatatatttttttatgtcTTAGAACAGTCATTTTTGTGtggaggagctgtgggtggAATAGAGCAGGAGGAAAGTTTCTGCCAGCCGAGTCAGGCTGCAGGGCTTTTTAGAGACAATATAGACAGTTTCTGAATAGCACTGTGGCTTCTGCTGGTGCCCTCATGCTCAGTCACTGAGGTTTGTGCTTCTTACCCTCTCCAAATCTGCTTTAGACATGTATCCTAGAGGAAGGACAATGGACAGATGCGGGTAAACCACTCCTTAAAATCCAGTGCATTTTGCAATTGAGGCATGCTTCTTGTATTGAAACGGTATCATTTACTTTGTAACCAAATTGATGTTTTTGAGGCTTTACAATAATGCTTGAGCTTACTTAAAAGTtagttattaaaatattatgtaagtacattaaaaataaactgtagCAATGACTCCTTCTCAGATGGTAATTATTTATGGAGCGCTGCTAAGTTACCTCCAGGGTAACAGGGACAATATTGAAGCCCTATGGGGAGGGTTGAGATGTTATGTAAGTCTGTCACTTTCGGTCTGTACAGTGAATGAAATGCTGATAAAAAGCACTGTTGGTGCTTTTGGTGTCAGCTCTCtgaatttttttgctttgatttccttAAAGCTTGTGGTTCTCATTTGCTGAGCTCAGGTAGagagaacattttctttcttggatGAGTGCATGGAAAATTGAGAGACTAATTGGGTAGGAGTAAGAAAGGAGGATGAGGCTTTCCTTTCCTAAAAGAGGCTGCTGTGTCAGAGAGGATTAGGTCTTCCCAGATAAATCAACAGAGTGGGgtgaaagcagttctgctgagaAGCCAGATTTACGATCACGTCATTGTTCTGCAGAGACTGAACATGGGCTGTGTTTGGGATAACACAGAACTGATTGAATTCTGCAGTACCTCATGAACTAAttcttttgtgtctttttttttttattattattatttttttcttgagaacTTGCCAATGTTGAGGAAGATCCAAAGTCTGCTGGCGTGGCTACTtttgtgctgcaggaagagTTTGACAGATACACTGGCTATTGGTGGAGTCCAAAGGCAGAGCCAAGTAAGTGTATTGGACACGGTGTGTCTGACAGGCACAAATAGTGGCCCCCATACTGTGTGTCCAGGGAAAGTTATTCTTGTCTTTACCCAAGATAGGAACCTTATAGTTCAAGAAGAGCTACAAGTGTCTGCAATGGTGGACAAATTAAGGTACCCTCATTAGTCCAGGTTACTGGGTGAAGAGTCTTTCCTTCTCACAATAGTGATAGGAATTGCATGAGACTTGTTACACACAGACATTCCTTCATTCTTCAACCTGCACGTTCTCCTGGGAGAGCACCGTTGTGTGCAGTAACCAATTTTGAGAGTTGCTCTGATCAGGAAATGTTGATTCCTTTACAGCACTGAATGGGGGGAAAGTTCTTCGAATTCTTTATGAAGAAAACGATGAGTCAGAGGTGGAAATCATCCATGTCACGTCACCCATGTTGGAAACAAGAAGAACAGATTCCTTCCGGTACCCCAAAACTGGTGAGACCCAGATGACCTTCCGTCTCTGTTTCTGGGAGATGCTTATTGTATTCCACGTACCTTATGCTGGTGGTAGAGCAGGGGGGTGTTGTAGGCATGACATCTAGTCCTTGAATTAGAGTTCAGGTAGTGGGAATGTATGTGGAAAAACTTCTGCCCTGGAGGTTTGATTAGTCACTGGTTCCTGTGTTGATTTTTCCAGCCATGAGGTTACTAAGAGCTCAGTCTGAGTCCCTCAGAAGTTGGCAGAAACCCTACCTGATCGTCACTATTTTGGAGCTGCTGTCTCAGGTCCTGGCACAGAGAAGCTGGTTCCTGTTACAGCCCGGCGTCTCTGGGGGAATAGCTGCagaatgaaagcattttggTTTGCTCAGAGTGAGGGATCCTGCCAACTGCTGGCAGTGCCCTGGTGGTTCTAAAGGACTCTGATCTCCGTGAATGCACTTAGACTTGGAAAATTGTGCTTGCGTGCAGACTATGAGGGAGAGCCTCTGCTGTCATTTTCAAACTGTGAAAGATGTGAAGGCTTCAACAGTAAAGGAGCGAGGGCAGACTCAAAGCATATCAAGTGCTTCTGGAAGAGGGCAAATGAGACTTAAGCAGACCTGCTGAGCAGTTCACTGTGGTGTGCCAGGTGTACAGGACAAGTCTGAGCAAGCTGACCTTTACTCTTCTGagattttgctgctgtttttgcagGACATGTTGATCACATTACGAAAGtagttcatttttattttatttttttttactcctgaaatctgttgttttttttattatcagatCTTGTAAATTCCCTAATCCTTTGGGAAACGTTTTCTGCTTATGTTTCTGATTTACTGCTCCTTTTAAGCAGCAGGAAAGGCCACGTTAGCCTGCAAAACAAGAGGTGACTTCATGTTTTCCGATGCTAGTGTACACTTACATTTTGTGAgggtgttttattttacttttattaagTGCTGAAACTAAGCAGTGTAGGAAAATCAGGCAGCCAAAGCCTAAATGCCTTTGAAAACAGAACCGTGTTTTAATCTCTGGCATCAGTTTCCAGTCAGAACCACGTAGGCAGTAGCTTTTTTGGGGTTGTTATAAGGGCAGACTTTGAGGTGGTTTGTTACCGGGGAGAAGACGAGTACTTCACTAGGCCAGGACTGTGGCTTAAAGCAAGTAATTTCACCTCAGTGTGTGAGTTTTTGTGAGCTGATGAAGTAAAAACAGCATTGAGAATGTTAAAAGTATGTGGAAGCTGCCAAATGGGGCTTCTTAGATCGACGCAACAACTTGATTCTTTATACTTCAcctctgctgtgcagcaggCCATGGCACTTAGCACTGAAGGTGCTGTACGTCTGTGTTGTTGAGGCTTTGTATAGTTAGGTGGATTCTCAGTATCCAATGCAGTAAAGTATTGCTCCGCTTTTTATTCAACAATATGAGCTGAACTGTAAGCCAAAGCTTGCTTTGCTGTCCTAATCACTCCTGAGCATGCCCTTCCAGGTAGTACTTGCATGCTTTGTCTGTGGGAGAGAAAACTGACTGACAGTAGTATGGCTCTTGATCAGAGCTGTTTGTGGGCTTACATCCACCAATTCTGCTTTGTGTCTgtagtctcttttttttccctgtttgatTCTCTCATGTGTGCAAGTAGGATACTTGATCAAAGAGCATTCTGCTCTTTGCCTGTTCCAGTTCTGTATAAATAACAGCCCAGTAATCCACAGTTCAAGCCTACCCTCTTGGAAGCAAACAGTTGGTGCCTGACCGCTAACATCTGTTTTTATAGGTACAGCAAATCCAAAGGTCACTTTCAAGATTTCTGAGGTGGTGATCAATGAAGAAGGAAGAGTAAGTTCCGTGTTCCTCTTGTGTCCCAAATCAATTTGATTTCTGTGACTCTGTGGTGAAAATCACTTTCCTTTTCAATATAAATGATCTTTCTTTGTTGTGTTAGCTTAATGGCTCACCTGGAGGCAATGCTCTTGGCTCGTTCCTTGCAGATACTTGATGTCTGTGTGTTCAGCAGTATTTCTCAAGGACTGTTTGATGCAGCTGTGGAGTATTTTAGATGTGAATGGTTAGTCTTTGTTATGTGATAGATGTCTTGATTGGTTGGATGCAGACAATGGAAAAAATTGATTGCAAAGAGAATATATCACCTTGTAAAAGCATGAACATATGGGGAAAGATGAGCTTTGCTTTCACTCCAGGAATTTTGAACAAATGCAGAAATTTCCATAGGCCAATCCAGGGTCTTTGGACAAGATTACAGCAACCTCCATACATTGTTGGGATCCTCTCTGCTCCTGAGCTGCTTCAGCTCATCGACACTCACCTGCTGGGACAGCAATGCTGATGTTAACCAGCAGTCAGGGAAGGCTGTCAGGATCCTTGGGTACCACTGTGATTTATCCCAGCAGGGacaagctgcagagctgtgtatCAATTGGAACTATATTGATAACTGGATGCCGTGCAGGATATTCAGTGTACAGCGACAAAAACACTTTACAAAACAGCTTGCTACAAATCACCTTCCCTTTGTATTTTACATGGGGAAACTGGTCATTCAAGTGACTTATTCAAGACGTGTGATGGATTTGCAAGCAGAATCTCTATTCTTCAAGTCCCAGCCCTTGCTGTGCTGGTAATGAATAGCTATACTACTGTTCTGGTGTCTGGCTGCAGGTGGGGTGAATGCCCTGTATTGAAAGGACTGAACAATCTAAATTGCATAAGCTGCACAGGAGAAGTCTTCTGTGTGCAGACTCTCGTTGTGCATGAAAACTGATTGTGTGGGTTCATCTCAGTGTCACTGAATTACTCCTTTGTCAACAGATTGCAGATGTTGTGGATAAAGAGCTAGTTCAGCCGTTCGAGATCCTCTTTGAAGGAGTAGAGTACATTGCTAGAGCTGGGTGGACGCCAGAAGGAAAATAGTGCGTATGTTAATCCTGTCTCTGCTTAGAGGGTTTGGGCAATGCAGTTAGAAGCAGAATGCAGTGGTCTTTGTCTTCCTCCAGCTTAagccttctttcatttttccatcgCTGCAACATTTGTGTAAAGAAGGCGATTCCTCCAGTCCTTATCTCCTCTGACACCTGGCCCTACTGCTTTGGGAACGGGCACTCGCAGCCCTTGATGTGTGTGTCCTCTCAGCATCCCTGTGAGAAGGGAGTGCAGTGCTGTTATCGCCCAGAGAGGCTAAGTGACTTGCCACGATCACACAGGAAGTCTATGGCCGAGGGCAGAAATGAGCCCAGGTCCCCTAGGCTAGAGCCCTGACCACTGGACCACCCTTGCTGACCGGACTTACTGATCAGAAAACCTGCTACTTACATTTGCATGTCATTTTTAACCCTGTAGACGATGTAGTGCGGTGTTTCTGACTCACCAGAAGCTTCTCCAGAATTGCACTTCTCCAGCTCTTGAATCTAAAGATTTCACTTTTTgcctttatgttttttttttcaaacatgGAAGGAACGCAGGGACACATTTGTTCCattgtcttgctttttttctggatttttatTAGAGCTGCATGTAAAGTCATCAGAATTATGGCAGGGTCTGCTGCCAGTTCATTTAGGTGCCAGTATTACTCTCTGCCAGGTACagatttaaaacatatatatattgacACGTATCCTGAGACATCAGTTCTTCGTTATTCcctctgatttttctcttctctttctcctttaaaGCACAATCCAAATCTGGGGGAATTAATTAAACTTTTCAACCATTGGTGCTTATGCAATATTGTAATGAAGAGAAATAGTTATGgaagaggtttgtttttgtgggtgAGATTTTACATGTGGCTTTTTTACTTCATCTGAAGTTGAACATTTGCGACTCCCCCAAAATGCCTAATGCTTATGTGCTTCTTTTGAGGTGTTTCAGGCCTCTCGTGTTCATTGTTGTATGTTATTTTCTCTAATATCTGTCTTCTCAACAGCGTCTGGTCCATCTTACTGGATCGTTCCCAGACTCGACTGCAGATAGTCTTGATTCCCCCTGCATTATTCATCCCAGTAGAAGATGATGCAATGGAAAGACAGAAACTTATCGACGCTGTGCCAGATTCTGTTACACCTTTAATTATTTATGAGGAAACAACAGACATATGGATAAATGTAAGAATTTGACTTTCAGCCTTGTCTGACAGTTTGTTGGTCGAGACCCTATGTGTCACACTTGGGCTGTGTTGTACTGTGCTGCCTAGGAGAGTATTCCTGTTGTCCAAGTTCTCTGCTTTTGGCAAAGAGCTGCTGTAAAAGGCTCATAACACGCAGAAGACAAAACGATGTGTGATGTAGAAGCAAAGCTGGTTTGCTTGAGGCCACTTAGTGATCAGAGAGCTAGGAACAGAGCCCATGACACTGGTGTTTCAGGCTAGCTCCATTCCCGCAGTGTTACCCACTGTTCTCCAGCTTCTTTGTGCAGTTATTCACCAGAAGCAGTCCCAGCAGGTGAAGTATTGTTCAGCCATAGTGGGAAAACATGTCTCAGGGATCTGCTAACAGTCAGTAAAATTCTCCTTAACCACATATATTCTGGTGAGCTGAACCCACCTCTGTATACAAGCTGGAAAGGCAGGTGCAAAAAAACTTAATTCATTCTGTGACCAGGATATAGGTTATCAAacctggagctgtgcagcatgTGGCTGCTGTTTGCAGACACCTCCTGGTTCTTATGCATTATTTGTTCTGCCAGTAAggggcactgtgctgcagcctgctggtgTAACTTATGCTGGGCAGTTATAGAGGTACTTGTGTGACTTCAGTGCCAAAGTCCTGCTGATAACACCAACGTGCTGTTCTGACTCCACAGATCCACGATATCTTCTATGTTTTCCCTCAAACCCATGAAGATGAGATAGAGTTCATTTTTGCCTCTGAGTGTAAAACAGGATTCAGACACCTATACAAAATTGTCTCTGTTTTGAAGGAGAGCAAATATAAACGGTCATCCGGAGGACTCCCTGCTCCAAGTAAGTGAATTTATTCTCTTGCTTTAATTGGGCACTTACTGGTGAGGAGATGAATGTCTTTCCAGGTGGCAGGAATTGCTAGAAACTCCTGTTGTTGTCTGAAAAGCACTTCACTGTGCGGTCTTTCCTCTTGAAATTGCACGGGGGTTATTCAGAATGCAACGTGCCTTAGTTTTAACCCTGCTTCTTCCGTGCTGACCGGAGGTAAAAGTTGCAAAAAAGTCAGATGCCAGATGGACTTCCCTGCGGTACTGTGAAATGCACTTAATTGACAGTGATGGGATTGTTTACTTCCTGACTGCAGTGGGTTAATCATTATAGCAATCACGTGGTTATCTGTGATGTGAGGGTCCAATGCATCTAATAGATATGCATTGGTTCAAGACTTGGTTTTGGAAGTGAAACCAACATAATTCCTGTCAGTCTTTGCAAGCAGATCGTAGCAGAGAGGCTGATGAGCACAGTTTGAGTGCACTGTAAGGTCTACAGAGAGCCTTCCTGTCTGAGGGGGCCCACTTGTTAGTCCCTTCAAAATGAGCACATGTGCTTGGCAACAAGACCTACGATATGGCAACTATTCAGAGAATTCCAATCTGCTCTTAAAAACAGTCATGGTATTGCTGTATAGACAGAGATGTTAGTAGGAGAAAATTACTGACAGCTGTTGCAAGTGGAAGTGCAGGAAGAGTAATTCCAAGccaaagaaaccaacaaaattCAATGCAAGGACCAGAAAGACAATGTGCTTCCAAGTTGCAGTCGGGGTTTGCATGGTGGAGCTGTGCACAAAGCTCCTGgagtgtttttttccacagtatGTGTTCTTTCAGTTACCGTTTCACGCTGTGATACTTAATTTACTTGTTTTGTGTTGAAGGCACTTGCTGAGCTCTGCATGCAAAAAAGTACACCTCCTTTTACTGTAGGTCCTCGTTTTGTGCAATTgttggtgtgggtttttttccaagCAGCATTATATTGGGTTCATTAGATTTCTACGCATGGATCCAATTACTTTTCCTTGCTGTATCTCTCTCTTTTCAAGACAAATGAAGCCATTATataaaagcagagctgcttcccaGCCCAAGAATTCCCCATTTTTGACACCGGAGATTCCCTTTGCAACCtttacaatattaaaaaaagcaagaagcGGAGCTATCCAGGCATCAATTTGAGAGCATCTGTGAATCCTTCCGTGCAGAGCTTGCAGAATGTTTAGTACCAGCTCTGACGTTTGTCTGCAGAGGTGGCAGAGGGGTGGGTCCTCTGCAGAGCCACGCTGCTCTGGGCTTGAGTCTAGCAGAAAAGCTTGGAAAGAGAAAGTATCATTGTGACCGTGTTCTGTAAAACATGCACGTGTAAAACCTCTGTATTTGCAGGTGACTTCAAGTGCCCCATCAAAGAGGAGATTGCCATTACCAGTGGGGAATGGGAAGTGCTTGGCAGACATGGATCCAACGTAAGTCTCTCTTGATGCATGGGTATCTCACAAGCAACACAGGAGTGCTGGAGGACAGCTGGCATTTGGCTTATTCCTTGCAGACTCTGAATTAGAGAAGCAGGAGGGGGAAGACTTGGTGGGGAAAGAGGGCCTGGGCTTTGTTTCAGCAAGAACTGGGTATTGAggatgtgttgtttttgtttgtgacAGATCTATGTAGACGAAGCCAAAAAACTGGTGTATTTTCAAGGCACGAAAGACTCTCCTTTAGAACATCACTTGTATGTTGTTAACTACAAGAATCCTGGAGAAGTAAAGCGACTGACGGAACGTGGTTACTCCCATGCCTGCTGTGTCAGCCAGGTATCCATCTGCATGAGGCCTGGGTaggcagggctggctgggtGTGTTGTGTTTTATTGTCAAACGTGTCCTTCACTGATCAACAGACAAGGTAGTATTTCAATATAACAAAAGTAGATGTtaggctgtgctgtgtgtttcATATTGTACAGTGAGTGTGCAGCCACCTCTGGAAACCAGATTTGACCTCCTAGTTCAGGTTGCTCCTCAGCTCAAACAGGAGCTCGGGGAGGTTGAATTGTTTGAAACTGAGCCTGGCTCTTTTTGCCTGAAGTGGGCTGTGCAGCAGTCACCTCCCAGCAGGTTGAGCCTGTGGCAGTGCTGAGGGGTTCCAGGCATTTGGGGCAGCAATCTGTTCTGCTGTAACTGCTCTGCCTGGAGAACAGCGTATGACAAAGTCCTTGTGCCACTGCTGGTTTTGCACGTGTATTTTTAGTATTCAAATGTTAGTGCCTGAACCTTGCTGAGGCCCGTGGCTTCTCAGAGTCTGTCACTCTTATTGCAAAAGAGACTtcctggttttgtctggttCCTAAACATCttccaaaagaaatgaatacaggaaaaaaaagaaaaggatccTTTTGCCTGTATCACTGTACTGAGGAGTTCAAGATAACATTGTTTTCCTCTCTAGGATTGTGACATGTTCATCAGCAAGTACAGCAATCAGAAGAACCCACACTGTGTGTCCCTTTACCGGCTGACAGGACATGAAGATGATGCAGCTCAAAGGACAAAGGAATTCTGGGCTACGATTTTAGATTCAGCAGGTAACAGAATTGTTAAGAAACTGCAGGAGGACAATCAGGAAGGCGTGCGAGACTTCCCAGTATCTAATCTGACAGTTGCTGCTGTGGGTAATTAGGCTTCTCTGTGAAAATGCTTGTATGAAAAATTGTTGGAAGTAGAGGAGTGACATTTTCAGTTCGATGAGAAATGAGGATAAACTGGCGGTGAAGGAATTTAGAGTGGAAATTGCTAAGTTTCTACTGCCAGAGCCAATAGAAAGCATGTTTTACCATCAGTAGAGGGGAGTTAAGTGAGCTTGTTTACTTTTTAGCTAAATGCCTGTTAAGGAGCTTGCTTCTGGGCCTCTGTGGAGGGCCACACACTTCTTaagcagctctgtgttgctGTCTGCTTGTGTCTTTGTGAGACAGCTCTTAGGCTTTAATTTTTCCATTGCAGTTCTGTTACGTTTCAtcttgttgctgctgttcagtggaGAAGAGGAATGGGTGTGTGACAGGACAGGGAAAGCTCCCAAATGTCTTCTGGGGCATTCCCAGCTTCTGCCTGGTCCTGGCCACATCCACTGGAAGAGTGTGAAAGCTGCGTTGTTGGGGATGCAGCAACAGTGGTGATGGAACGGAGCTGGATCAGGGCTGCAGTATTCATCCATTCCCTGTTAATCCAGGCTCTTTGTGCCTTCCCAGGCCCTCTTCCTGACTACATTCCCCCAGAAGTGTTCTCCTTTGAGAGCTCCACAGGGTTTACACTCTATGGGATGATGTACAAACCTCACAATCTGCAACCTGGAAAGAAGTACCCTACTGTGATCTTCATCTATGGAGGCCCTCAGGTGAGTGCAGTGTGTCTGAGTGGTGGGGTGGACCCTTTGGAACCTTCATTTCCATGACACAGAATGACTTCTTACTGAGGGAAAAGAGCTTAATTCACAGCAGGCAACAAGCAGGGAGAGGGAATCCTACAGAAGGGAGGAGGGATTTTGAAAAATCCACATTGTAAAGCTGTATAAAACATtgagagggaaataaataaaaacagtctgAAATGGGGTAAACAGGTGACTGTGCCATTGTTCTTCTGCTCCAGGTGCAGCTGGTAAACAATCGATTTAAAGGACTCAAATACTTCCGATTGAACACCTTGGCATCTTTAGGCTacgttgttgttgttattgacAACCGGGGGTCCTGCCACCGAGGGCTGAAGTTTGAAGGagcttttaaatacaaaatggtAAGTGCAGCTCTGGGTCTGGTTCTTTATTTTTGGCCAGGGCCAGGTTGGAGTCCTGGTGTTACCGGACCTGAAGTCCCAGTCTGGCATAGAAATCCAGCATAGTTTGTGCAATGCTGCTTAGTTTGGGGTGGGAAACTGTGTAGTTGAGCAGTATGAGTATGAGAGAGGAAAGATCCTCAGTGTGGGATGGATACAACAGCAGTATTTGAGTTTGCAATCTTGTCACCTGTAAGGGGAACTAGATCATAAAGGTCCAATCCAACTCAAGCTATTCTAGGATCTCTGACTCTCACCAGACATACAGTTTTTGTCTGGTGGCTTAGCATGTGTTTATTGTCttaagaaggaaaggagaaggaatttCTGTAACATgcccagcacagtgcagtgctgctgtgtggatgcatgctgcacaaacagaagcagcaaatgaatgCAGATTATTTTCAGAAGTCATGAGAATGTGTCTTTTGTCTGGGGCTGACAATttagcttttctctctcttcccagGGACAAATAGAAATTGACGACCAAGTGGAAGGGCTGCACTACTTAGCGTCCCAGTATGACTTCATTGATTTGGATCGTGTTGGCATTCATGGCTGGTCCTATGGAGGCTACCTCTCTCTTATGGCTTTAATGCAGAGGTCAGATATCTTCAGGGTATGTTCGTACATCGAGTACTTATTCTGGTGGTGCAGACAGAATTTTTCCCTTAATCACATAAAACCTCCCTCTGGTATTCACAGCACAAAGACAAGTGAGGACACGGTGCTCTGCCTGTTTCCTTCACGGTTTTCCTAGTTGGGCGagttcagaagaaaactgtttttttagAATACCTTCCTTCTACTGTATTTCTAATTGGGCTTCCAGACGTTGGTTAACCTTCTGATGCTTCCCAGAAAATAGACCTTAACATTTATTCACACTTTAAAGCTGGTGCTTTCAAACAAGTCACTGTGCAGTTTTACACCAGCATTTGGTGCTTACTACAAGAGCAGTCACTAGTTCTCTGTGACCTTCAGTTCTCTGCACTTGTGTTTCCAGCTGTAGCATGGGGATGAGGTGCTCTTCCTCTGTTAGCCTGTTATCACTGTTGGGTTCTGGGATTCACAGAGTCTATACTGGAATAGGTAGGTGATTCGGCTTTTCCAAACAGAGACGTGCACAGCCCCAATAATTAATACTAATAGAGATGTCTCGTAACATTGAATTGCGTTTGTAAGATTAAGTGCTGCCCTTTCCCACCTCCCCATGCAAGTTTGCAACCATCATCCTCAGGGCAGTGTGGCATGACTGCACCATCACTGTGCTTGCTTCCTCAAGCTCCACATGAGCTGGACATAATCCTGACCTGCTGTGaaggtgctgtgctgcctttgagGCTTCCTGCATTGATGTGGGCAGGGTGCTTTTGGGTATCCAAGAAATGTAACATGAGAGGAGTGTGGGGCAGTTCAGGTAGGCCAGTTTTCTTGAAACAACGGAGAGTCTGTTCTTGTGAGCTGAGGTGAGGAGGATCAACTGTTCGCTCCATTCAGCTGAGCACAGAAGGTGTTGCCTCTGTGGAGCTGTGTAGAACAGCTTTAAGCTGGTTGGCTTCTGAGCTTGCAGTAATGTAACAGTGCTGCTGTAACTTTACCAGTCTGAGGTCACATTTGCTGAAGGTCCCTTATATAGTCTCAGCTGTTGCCTATTTTGTGCCAGCTTAACTCTTTGTGCTGTGAATCAACCAAGGGAAATTACCCTGCTGAGAAACAGCACCAccatctcttcctcctcccctctttcctctccttctgtccTAAGAGAATGGCTGCTTTGCAGTCTTGATCTATTCCCTGACCGGTTTGTAGCAGTGTGTTCTGTAACAGCTGGGGGGCAACCTGGCCATGGGgagaggtgctggaatgggGTGCTTTTGGTTACATGACTTCAGAACACTGAAGTAAATGATGAAACTGTTGTTGGGCAAATATCAGAGGCAGAGATGTGGTGAGAGCTGAATATTGCTCTCAGCACGCTTTGCTCTTTGTGACTCTTCTTGCTTTGCCTAAATCTAACCTCGGTACTCTTGGGAGTTAGAACCATGACTTTTCACGCGTCCTTAAGGgttattatatttttacttttaaaaatacttgactggaaaagagttttattttgtttagtttttcacTGGTCTTTTTTCACAAGCCTCTCTGCATGCTGTTGGTAACTATGCAGAGGGGACTGCTGAGTGCTGGGGAGCTTTCACGGCCAGTTTCTGTT
This window of the Excalfactoria chinensis isolate bCotChi1 chromosome 10, bCotChi1.hap2, whole genome shotgun sequence genome carries:
- the DPP8 gene encoding dipeptidyl peptidase 8 isoform X1 — protein: MAAAMETEQPGLEVFETAGCEEQVQREEQPKPEPFYVERHSWSQLRKLLTDTRKYHGYMMAKAPHDFTFVKKNDPEGPHSDRIYYLAMSGENRENTLFYSEIPKTVNKAAVLLLSWKPLLDLFPAVLDYGMYSREEELLRERKRIGTVGIASYDYHRESGTFLFQAGSGIYHVKDGGPNGFTQQPLRPILVETSCPNIRMDPKLCPADPNWIAFIHSNDIWISNIETREERRLTFVHNELANVEEDPKSAGVATFVLQEEFDRYTGYWWSPKAEPTLNGGKVLRILYEENDESEVEIIHVTSPMLETRRTDSFRYPKTGTANPKVTFKISEVVINEEGRIADVVDKELVQPFEILFEGVEYIARAGWTPEGKYVWSILLDRSQTRLQIVLIPPALFIPVEDDAMERQKLIDAVPDSVTPLIIYEETTDIWINIHDIFYVFPQTHEDEIEFIFASECKTGFRHLYKIVSVLKESKYKRSSGGLPAPSDFKCPIKEEIAITSGEWEVLGRHGSNIYVDEAKKLVYFQGTKDSPLEHHLYVVNYKNPGEVKRLTERGYSHACCVSQDCDMFISKYSNQKNPHCVSLYRLTGHEDDAAQRTKEFWATILDSAGPLPDYIPPEVFSFESSTGFTLYGMMYKPHNLQPGKKYPTVIFIYGGPQVQLVNNRFKGLKYFRLNTLASLGYVVVVIDNRGSCHRGLKFEGAFKYKMGQIEIDDQVEGLHYLASQYDFIDLDRVGIHGWSYGGYLSLMALMQRSDIFRVAIAGAPVTLWIFYDTGYTERYMGHPEHNEQGYYLGSVAMQAEKFPSEPNRLLLLHGFLDENVHFAHTSILLSFLVRAGKPYDLQIYPQERHSIRVPESGEHYELHLLYYLQENLGSRIAALKAM
- the DPP8 gene encoding dipeptidyl peptidase 8 isoform X2; its protein translation is MAAAMETEQPGLEVFETAGCEEQVQREEQPKPEPFYVERHSWSQLRKLLTDTRKYHGYMMAKAPHDFTFVKKNDPEGPHSDRIYYLAMSGENRENTLFYSEIPKTVNKAAVLLLSWKPLLDLFPAVLDYGMYSREEELLRERKRIGTVGIASYDYHRESGTFLFQAGSGIYHVKDGGPNGFTQQPLRPILVETSCPNIRMDPKLCPADPNWIAFIHSNDIWISNIETREERRLTFVHNELANVEEDPKSAGVATFVLQEEFDRYTGYWWSPKAEPTLNGGKVLRILYEENDESEVEIIHVTSPMLETRRTDSFRYPKTGTANPKVTFKISEVVINEEGRIADVVDKELVQPFEILFEGVEYIARAGWTPEGKYVWSILLDRSQTRLQIVLIPPALFIPVEDDAMERQKLIDAVPDSVTPLIIYEETTDIWINIHDIFYVFPQTHEDEIEFIFASECKTGFRHLYKIVSVLKESKYKRSSGGLPAPSDFKCPIKEEIAITSGEWEVLGRHGSNIYVDEAKKLVYFQGTKDSPLEHHLYVVNYKNPGEVKRLTERGYSHACCVSQDCDMFISKYSNQKNPHCVSLYRLTGHEDDAAQRTKEFWATILDSAGPLPDYIPPEVFSFESSTGFTLYGMMYKPHNLQPGKKYPTVIFIYGGPQVQLVNNRFKGLKYFRLNTLASLGYVVVVIDNRGSCHRGLKFEGAFKYKMGQIEIDDQVEGLHYLASQYDFIDLDRVGIHGWSYGGYLSLMALMQRIFLVFGSCLDTGYN